ATGAAGACGACGGATTTGCCGGAAAAGACGGCTTTCATTTTGATTATATCAACTATTCTCCGGAAAAAATCGAATTTATAAAAGAAGACCGGGTGGCAGCCGCCATCCCGATCGCAAAATCCGCCGAACTGGTAGAGATGCACATCGGTTTCCCGAGACATTATGCGGTCGTCGACGGCAGCAACCGCACGGAGTTTTATTTCCCGTAATTGTCATTTGTGCGCTTAGGCGCCTCATTTGGCGGCAAGCCGCAGCACCGTGACGGACATCGGCGCCAGTTTGGCCGAAATTTCCCCGTTTTTCGCGAAAAAATTGGCGAACGGCACAGGCTTGACCGCATCCGGCTTGGCAAACGTATTATGAGCGCTCATGTCGGCAGCCGCAAGCGTCATAGCCTCCGCCTTCATCTGTTCCCCGGCCAGCCCCCGCAATACAATTTGCACATCGGCCTCGTTCTGATGGTCCAGGTTGCACAAACTGATATGAATTTCGCCGGCCGCGTTCCGTGAAGCGGAGACGCTCACCTGCGGCAGCTTATCCCCGTCCAGCGCATATTCAGCCGCGCTGCAACAAGTTTGCAGGCGGGTTGCCCCCTGATGCACCTTGAACAAATCAAATACATGATATGTCGGCGTAAGCACCATTTTCTCGCCTTCCGTCAAGATCATCGCTTGCAGCACGTTGATCGTTTGGGCGATATTGGCCATCTTGACCCGATCGTTATGCGCATGGAAAATGTGCAAGTGCAAACCGGCCACCAAAGCGTCGCGCATCGTATTTTGCTGATACAGAAAGCCCGGGTTCGTTCCCGGCTCGACGTCATACCACGTGCCCCATTCATCCACGATCAAACCGATCCGCTTTTTTGGATCATGGCAATCCATAATGGCGGAATGTTTCGCGATCAATTCATCCATAAACAATGCTTTCTTCAATGTGCCAAACCATTCGGCAGCGCCGAATTCGG
This sequence is a window from Bacilli bacterium. Protein-coding genes within it:
- a CDS encoding alpha-L-arabinofuranosidase C-terminal domain-containing protein, yielding RLYKIACGPNTDDYGWMDTLLKRAGRHMDGISLHYYTVPGEWDHKGSATEFGAAEWFGTLKKALFMDELIAKHSAIMDCHDPKKRIGLIVDEWGTWYDVEPGTNPGFLYQQNTMRDALVAGLHLHIFHAHNDRVKMANIAQTINVLQAMILTEGEKMVLTPTYHVFDLFKVHQGATRLQTCCSAAEYALDGDKLPQVSVSASRNAAGEIHISLCNLDHQNEADVQIVLRGLAGEQMKAEAMTLAAADMSAHNTFAKPDAVKPVPFANFFAKNGEISAKLAPMSVTVLRLAAK